ATCCGGTCCGCCATCTCCGGGTCGCTGGGCAGGGTGGTCATTCGATCACTTTGGCAGGGGGTGCCGGCTCCTGCACGGGTTTTCGTCCGCCGATGCCCGTACGAAGGTTCGCCAGCAGCCAAGGCCGCGACTCCCGAATCCGGCTGGGGACCCCCCTCCTGCACCGGCCCGCCCAGCGCCGGCAAGCAGTGGACCGACTCTGGCGAGAGCCATGACGACTGCGGCCTCAAGAACCGGCCTACGGAGGACGTCCGGCGGGTACCGATCCCACCCCAGTTCGCGCGCATCTTCCGGGAGCACATCGAGACCTTCGGCAGTGCTACCGGCGGGCGGTTGTTCTTCAGTGAGAACGGGGGAGTGGTGGGAGTGGTGTCCTCCTCCCACCTGCTACCGGGCCTGTCAGGAAGCCGGGAGCTCGCCCTCCCGCCGACCGTCGTCGCCTCGCCGCTCGCCCGGCAGCCCTACGACCTCCGGCACGCCGCGTTCTCCACGTGGCTCAACACGGTCGGGGACGCCACCGAGGTCGCCGAGCACGCCGGCAACAGCGTGGAGGTGCTGCTCAGCCGGTACGCGAAGGGTCTCGACGGCCGTCGGGAAGTAGCGAATCGGAGGATCGAAGACCTGCTGCGGGAGTACGAGTGATCGACCGAGGGGGACTGTCAGTGCGAGCGCCTACGCTGCGCTTCCGTTCGGACAGTTCGCATGGGGAGGGGACAGGGGTGGGCGGTAACGCGTGGACGCAGACGGGGCCGTATCAGCCTGATCTGGCAGCCGCCTTCCGGCAGGCCCAGGAAACGAGCCTGGCGGAGGACGACCACGGCTTCGGAGAGCGGTCCGTCGACGACCTGTGGCGCGATCCGGAATGGCACGAGTACATCTTCACCGGCGGTACGTGCACCGTGCTGGACTTCCCCTGCATGGTCGACGCCACGGATCAGAGTGATGGGCCGTTCATGCGGCCGCTGACCGACAGCGAAGTGCGGGCCTGGTCCCCGGACGGCCGACCCACCTACGAGGACTGGGACGAGGCTCTCGACACAGGGCGGTTGGAGTTCCCCGACCGTGCCCAGGGAAACTGCACGGTGCTCTATCGCGACGGCCGGCCGGCCCTGATCGGCTATTGGGGAGTGACCGCCGACTAGGGCGGTTCGTTTGGATCACTGGTGGCGGAGGCGTCCTTGGGCCCTGCGGGTAGCTGCGCTGTCGGTACCACGGTCTACGGTGCGACCATGTCGTTTGCGCTGCCCGATGGTCTGCCCCCCGGCCGGTTCCTGTCTTCCGGTCCGGTACGCGTGTGGGTCTCTGACGAATTTCCTCAAGACGTCGATCAGCTGTGGCCTCGCCTGCTGAGCGAGCAGAAAGCCTGTGGCCTGGTTCCGCTCCTGTGCTGGCCCGACGCCATGGGAAGGCCGCTCGGCCTGGACCACGTCGATGCCGTCCGCCTGGAGGAGGTGCTGGCCACGGACTTCGCCGAGTACCGGCGCAGGAGGCTGCCCTTCTGGATGGACCCGACACCGGCCCCGACACCTGAAGGTGTCGAGCCATGGCCACACGACCCCGGGCCGCCCTTCGAGCAGTGGCCCGGCCTGGCACCGCAGATGCCGGCTGCGTCCGTGGACCGGAAGCCCGAGGAGGTGGCGGCAAGCCTGCTGGCTTGGTTCATCGAGACGGGCCAGTTCGGGCTGGACGAGTGCCGCCTCGTGCTCGTCCCTGCCCGCCGCGGCAGCGATGCTCTGGCGTCGATCGGCTGGTCCGCGGAGGCACCGCTGCCTCTGCTGTGTGCCCTCCTACGGAGCTGGGAGGACCGCTTCGGCGCCCAGGTCGTGGCGGTGTTCGGCAGCGAGCTGCACGTCTCGGTCGCGAGACCTCCCCTTGAAGCAGAGCACGCGAACCTGCTCGCTTTGGAACACGTGCTCTCGACCGCGAACAACATCGTCGACGACCCGCCCACACCTTTCCCCGAGTACGCGATGGACCTCGTGGGACGGACTTCCTGGTCGTTCTGGTGGGACTAGGCATGACGGCCGGGCCGCCTGCTTCGTTGGTTCGGATGTGCCGTTGACTGATGCGCAGTGGGCGAGGATCGAGCCGTTGCTCCCCGACCGGACGCCGAAACGTGGGGGCCGATGGAGAGACCACCGGGAAGTGATCGACGCGATCGCCTGGAAGTTCCAGACCGGCTCGCAGTGGGTCCACCTGCCGGCGAAGTACGGCAACTGGCGAGGCGTCTACAACCGGCTACGGATGTGGGCCATCGACGGCACGTGGGAGCGGGTCTTCACCGCGCTCATCGCGCAGGCCGATGACGAAGAAGACCTCAGCTGGGCCGTCTCGGTCGACTCCACCATCGTGCGCGCTCACCAGCATGCGGCCGGGGCCCGCAAAAAGGGGCTCCGGCCGGCGAGCCTGACGACAATGCCATCGGTCGGTCTCGCGGCGGTCTGACCACGAAGATCCATCTCGCCTCCGATGCCTGCTGTCGGCCTCTGGCCTTCTACCTCACGGCCGGACAGGCCGGCGACGCGCCCGCCTTCCCCCACGTGATGGCCCGCCTGCGTGTTCCGCGTCGACGAGGGCGGCCTCGCACCAGGCCGGACCTGGTACTGGCCGACAAGGCGTACTCCTCCCGCGCGATCCGCGACCACCTTCGCAAGCGCGGGATCCGTGCGGTGATCCCAGTCCCGGCCGATCAACGTGGTCACCGGCTTCGTCGCGGAAGCCGCGGCGGCAGGCCCCCGGCATTCGACCGCGAGGCATACAAGCAGCGGAACACGGTCGAACGCTGCATCAACCGCTTGAAACAGTGGCGAGGGCTCGCGACCCGCTACGAGAAGACCGCAACCATCTACCTGGCCGGACTCCACATCGCGGGCATCTTCCTCTGGTCTGCCCGGTGATCCAAACGAAAGGGCCTAGCCGGACCTCGTCATTCCAACGCGAGGCCCTGGCACCCGTCCCGGGCCTTCGTCGTTTCCCGGCTCCCACCTGTTTGGATGCCCCACGGCGCAGGCCGCGGCTGCTGTCATACGGCCGCTCACCCCGACACACGGGCCTGCACATACAACAAGACCCCGCGTCCAGCGTCTCCGCTGCTCACGGGGTCTTCTGGCACTTCCTGCGTTTCGCGCGGGGCTTGCCAGGCGGCCTCGGTCCACGAACGGGCCGCAGGCCAGCCCTCCACCGGGTTCGGTGCGCCGGCAGGGAGCGAGCTGTTGCCCGCGCTCATGGCTGCGCTCTCTTTCGGGCTAGCTCCGAACGGCCTGCTTCCCGGCGCGACCGTACTGTGGTGCCATGAGCTGGCTCCCCGAGCCGGGCGCTGGCCGTGAGCCCCAGCCGCTGACGGCGGAACCCGACGAGGCCCAGGCCAGGGTCGGCAAGCGCCGCCTGGACGACGTTGCCAAGATCCTGGCCGGCGCCCTGGTCGCCGTCGCGGGAATCATGACCACCCTCGGCTTGACGAGCGATGTGGTCT
This is a stretch of genomic DNA from Streptomyces sp. R44. It encodes these proteins:
- a CDS encoding DUF4253 domain-containing protein, with product MSFALPDGLPPGRFLSSGPVRVWVSDEFPQDVDQLWPRLLSEQKACGLVPLLCWPDAMGRPLGLDHVDAVRLEEVLATDFAEYRRRRLPFWMDPTPAPTPEGVEPWPHDPGPPFEQWPGLAPQMPAASVDRKPEEVAASLLAWFIETGQFGLDECRLVLVPARRGSDALASIGWSAEAPLPLLCALLRSWEDRFGAQVVAVFGSELHVSVARPPLEAEHANLLALEHVLSTANNIVDDPPTPFPEYAMDLVGRTSWSFWWD